TCTGATCAATGTCACAATATAACagtacaatctcaatcaatactgaacCAGATCAAtgtcaatctactgatgtttcgacggcataacaatacaattTCGATAACCctgtcaatctcaacatcacagatatcaTATCACAACTCATAATCGGTATCAATACAACTCATAACTTCAATAATAACAGatcataatatcaaatatgcgcaatctcaatcatatcactttcgaaaatcataacaatgacatacacagtccgttcttcgatctgacttcaattatacaaTGTCTATTACGTCAAGAACGCTATATATGAATCCTATCCGATTTCttcaatagcataatttcaaacgatatcaaaacttacgtcctgttgtAGCTGTTGTCGCTAGGAACtcggtactgaagtcggattcaaaatctaacggacggatctttcgcaaacttcaatttcctcaaataaaaggcgtaaggattttcttcaaAGCTATCCGTTTCCCTTCTAcatgactcgcgcatatgcgcgcccaagccccgcgcatatgcgcgagacctactgtctcggcaggtaaccttctcggcagctcgcgcatatgcgcgcccttcatccgcgcatatgcgcgaagctcTCGGGTCATGATACTAACATCTCCgcacaactcgcgcatatgcgcggctcattgtcgcgtatatgcgcgaggtgttctgtcctcgcacgTATTTCGTGTTTTCTTCCGTCTTTTCCGGTCTAatcctttccgtctataattacatcaattatcaccaaatcatttcagattacggtaatcaaaatCTTGGGCCTTACAGACTGGTTTAATTTAtgacttaattataaattagttaGGCCCAATACTCAGTTCTAGAATTAACGAATGAGGGAATCGTCTTTCTACTTCTCGCAAGAAGGAATGGATTCCATGTCTGTGAATTCATATTCCCAgccatttatttcaaatataaatctaAAATGCAAGTAATGAAAAATGCACAATTGCAATTTTAAACAAGCAATTTAAGAATCATATTGAAATGAACAGGAGTTTATAATCACATTAAGATTAAGATTTGTCCATATATGATCATCTTATGATTTAAATAGAATTTCATGTTAACAACGgaatttattatgaaatatcTAATTAAATCGGTCCTAGTCCTACATAATCTCATTATATGTAGATGCCCCCATATAGATGTCTCTACATCGACATTCCAGATAAAACAGTCACATTCATAATGTTCATGGGCCGCATTAGTGATGTTTTAATTAAAGATCtcatactttaattaatttcatcACGGACTTAATTTAAGTTTATTATCCATAATTTTAATCCTCGTGtatatataacttttatatatactaAAACCATGGTTACATCTAATAAACTAGGGATTTTAATATGATATTCATGCCAATAATATTTCATGCAAATATGTTTAATAATAAATgtcgttttttttattaataataaaaacataatcTAATTACAATGCTTTAAGGGCACTATTCCCAACAAAAATATCGTGGAACCACGGATGTACTCATGGTTCTGCGTCCAACTCTGTATGCCTCATGGACCTTAGTACCCAATGCATTCATATACTCGGGATCGTATATGAGATTGTCGGAGTCTGAGCCGAACTTCAAAATTTGGAGCCCATTAGTGATTAGAAATTAGAATGTGTGTAATTTTTTCATCCAAGACGACCCTTACTTTGATAAGTTAATATttacataatttaaatttatatatactatatacatattttgttttagaaaatatatgaaaaatagaATAAAGGTTTTCATTACTATGACAACACTTTACATTTTTAATTATGCCACCATTACATCACCTAATTAAGATCAGAAAAAGGAAATAATATGTCACCAAttgtgaaaattaaattttttagatactaaattattattattattattattattattaNTActacaatataatatttttaaaaatttgcagACTATATAATAAAAGATTTCTATTAAAAGCTAGAAAACATGGCCTCGGTTTtgttgaataaaataaaatataaaatgctcGAATTAAACATATGAAAAATGCAATTTCATTCTTGCATATTTGTCCAtttaatataaatcatatatgttatcaaatttcagttttaatatgttatttttattttttgtaattttattcttCTTTTTCGAAGTTAGAATAACATCGATCGGATGCTGGCGCGACATCAAACACATTCGAAAGAAAAAATGAGTGAAATTGTCAGAATTTTAAAATACCGGAGAAAAAAATATTCGATAACATAGATGAACggaatctaaaaaaaacaattatatatattaaaaaaaacttctgTCCATTATATCATTCTGTCCCCCTTTTTCCTCGGAACGAGTTACCAAATTTCCAAGGATCATTCTTCCATCCAAATGCATGTCCAATTGTCCATAAACAACACGCCTTTTTTAACTCTTCTTCTCCAAAaaacattgattttttttttccttctaattCTCTTGATCAAATTATTCACTTCTCGTTTTACCATTTTTGTTTCCATTCAAGGGTCCTTCATTTCTTTGGAGGACCCCAAGATCCAATCCACACCATGCATGCATTATTCCTTCACCGATGAGCCCTTTTCTTAAATAACTTTCTGGGATTTGAATTCGCAAATAAATAACGAcattttttgcaagatttttcgCAACATTCCGTTGATTCATTCGCTTtgtttatgaaatattttgagGCCCGGAGAAACAAGGAAATTGTAGACTAATTTGCACTTTTAATTTGGCGTGGAGGTTGGGGCcatacataatttttatttatattttttgtgtttatatttataatttatatccTTTTAGTTTGGCTTTGGGGAAGAATTATCATATACCAAGGGTGAAGAAATGAGTTGCGGTTGCCTCCCATGTTTTGGAAGTAAGGAAGAAATCCAGGCAGAGGATAATTTGCCTGTACCTCATGCAAAAAATGTATCTACTCGTTTGTCACCTCCTCATGGTGAGTTTAATTGTCTtcctttaaaatcattttattttatgatcaTGTATGAATTTTTTAGGGTTGAATTAGATTTTTTTgtcttttcaatatttttttatgctttgTGAATTTCGAGTAgtattcaatattttttcgATTATCTAATAAATCACTTaatgataatatattatatatccgATCATTTGTTAGTTTTCTTCTAGATATTTTTTCTCTCGTTCTTATCCAAATTTTTATGATATGAAAGTTGATTGCTAAATTTTGAAACATTGGAGTATAATAGTTTGGGGACTCATtcgaaaatatacaaaatataatttaaaggaGATAAATGGCTCGATTCGGGTCGAATTTGAATCTGTATCGTTGATAAAAGTTCAGTTAGTATCAAATGTATGGTCAGTATGGACAATATTTTCATCAAGTTTGGAAATGTCATATGTATGAGAAATTCCAAACCATTCAATATTATTACagaacaaaaaattcaaaacttccCAAAAAAATTTTTCTCGTTCCAAAAACTTCCCAATTTTTCAGATTAAACAAATATGCAATCCTTTCTGAAGTTTCAATTCTTCTACAACGCGGTCTAACTCCATTGCCATTGAGTTTCTGTAGCTTCACCTTTTTCGCTCTTTGAATCCTTGTATTGAGAAAACAGGACTTGGCTTAGGATTGTCCATTTTTATTAATTCCATGGGTTTCgctgtagttttttttttttttttaatctttctgCGTAGCCCGAAAATCTCATTTTCATCTATTTTCGGAAGACATTTTGAGTCCATAAAATTTAAATCTCGCTGAGAGTTTTGAGCGCGCACACACATACATAAtcctaaattaagaaaaaaaattacaaaaaacacAATCAAGAATTTATGCCTTCTTATTACACCTTGTTGTTTTCTCTTTACAGTGCATAGCAGTATGCAAGCTCCATCTGTCGAAACCGGTAATAAACCAGATTCTCCACCTGCAGAAAATGGAGAGAACACTGCAAAAACTTTCACTTTTCGCGAACTTGCTATAGCAACAAAGAACTTTCGACAAGAATGTTTATTAGGCGAGGGTGGATTTGGAAGAGTATTTAGAGCCACACTTCAATCAAGTGGTCAGGTACACTATGCATTTGCACGTATCAACAAAATTTGTATTTCTTGCTAGTTTAgctaatttcatgaaattttttttaacttatttgTCTTTTTTTCCGGCAGATTGTGGCTGTAAGACAATTAGACAGGAGTGGAACACAAGGGAGCAAGGAGTTCCAAGTTGAAGTTTTGATGTTGACTCTGCTTCAACATCCGAATCTGGTCAATTTGATCGGATATTGTGCAGATGGAGAACAACGGCTTTTAGTGTATGAATACATGCCAGCAGGATCTCTGAAAAACTTCTTATTTGGTACCTTGCATTCGTTTTTAACTCATTTGTGATCACAACTTTATCTCACTTGCGGGTTTTTTATTTACGCATCATACACCTTATAAGTATGTCATCTATGGTGCTAACTTGGAATTTATTTTGTTCGAATTTTGCAGATCTTCCACCTAATAAAAAGCCATTGAACTGGTCTACAAGGATGAAAATAGCTTTGGGGATCGCTCAAGGGCTCGAATACTTGCACGAAAAGGCCAATCCTCCTATCATATACCGAGACTTGAAAGCTTCAAATATCTTGCTTGATGAGATGAACAATCCCAGGCTGTCAGAATACGGGCTTGCAAAGCTCGTGCAGAGTGGCAATAAGATGCATGTGCCTAGAGTCATGGCAACATATGGCTATTGTGCACCCGAATACGAAAGCCACGGTGAGCTGACATCCAAGTCAGACGTGTACAGTTTTGGGGTCATTTTGCTTGAGCTCATCACCGGGCGTAAAGCCTTAGACACGACGCGGCCAGTAGATGAGCAAAATATAGTTAGTTGGGTGAGTATGATCACTTCTATACATTTTGAAAACATAGCTTAGATTTTGAGAAATATAGTACTTATCTAACTCGGCAAGATTTGTGCATACATTCGAATAGGCACAACCCATTTTCCGGGACCCAAAAATTTTCCCTGAAATGGCGGATCCGTTACTTAAAAAGGATTTTCCAATTACAAGCCTAAACCAAGCAGTGGGAGTCGCATCAATGTGCCTGCACGAGGAACCATCGGTCCGTCCCTTGATCACGGATGTCGTAGCAGCACTTAGCTTCCTCGCCACGGCTCCTCCTGAAACTCCAGTCCCTGCTCGTCTTATGTCTATACTGTCATCAAGGGTTGAAAATCCGAGCCAACATGGAGTTAACCATTCTTTTAACGACACAAACGCGTCTTGCCATAAACGAGACTATAGTTCAGATAGCGATGATGATGAAGACCAAAAGAACAGACCTAAAGAACACGAAAGCTCAACAAGCTCGGATGATGATGACTCAAAGAGCAATTCGAAACGTAACTTCAAAGATTCAAGCAAATGGAGTTCAAGATCTAGTAGAAGCAGAAGAAAGAGCAGGAACATCAGCATTTACTCGCGAGATGACAGTCTCGGATTCAGCATGAGGTATGATAGCAGTTTACCAGAAGATAGTATTCCTCCCAATCTGAGGCAGAGCAGCAACGTTCAAGAACCTCATGATCATTCTGACTCTGGTTCTAGCAGTGATGAAGAATCTTCGGATGAAATGTCCCATGATCATAACATAAGTATAAACTCGAGAAGTGGTAAAAGCTTGACGTCGATTATGAGACAAGAAAGCTGCGTGAAATCAATCGGTTCTTCTTCAAGCCGCAGTAGCAGCGTCAGTTCTGAAGATGGAGACACGTTTAGCCCAAAGAAGCACGATGATTTGATGGAGCATCATAGCATGAGATCAAACGATGGTTTCGTGTTCGAGTATTCGAGACATAACAGCATGGCAGATTCAGAAAAAGAACACGAGAGATGATCCAAAACGATCACTAAGAAAATCTGTTGGAATTGCGACAAAATATCACACTATCATATCAACAAAAACACGTTGTGTCAAAGAGAGAATTTGTGATTATTATACTTCATTCAaacttcttgatttttttttaaaaactttttttgattttgttttttgacAAAACCAAGATTTCTTTTATCCATTTGTCCCGTTGAGGAGATGTGTAGGATAATTGAAGCATACCGACATGCAAGAAACATCTTATTATCTAGCTTTATTCCCTCTCATCTCTTttgtatttataatattttcggACATTTCAAAAGTGTTTGTAATAagtaataataattgaaataagaTTGGATTGAAgtacttttttttgttttgttttgtatattttCCACTAATTGCTAAATCAGTGGACATAATATTCTAATCCGGTTCACGTCCTAAATTTTCCTTTCTATCTTACTCGTGTTTATCGGGAAACAAACTCGATTATAGAATGCTTGAAGAGATGCCACATTGGACGATATATGGTTTCACTTATTCTGAGAGAACAAACTCTCCAAAATATAGAAAACCTGTGTAGAATGAACATGATTAATTATATGCTTATAATTATGTGTTTCTTTTAGGATTATTTACTGTTTCTAGTGTCTTTTTGGTGAGTTATAGtaattatttgaatattgaCGGGTCTTGATCtcgaaatttaatttatataac
This window of the Primulina huaijiensis isolate GDHJ02 chromosome 3, ASM1229523v2, whole genome shotgun sequence genome carries:
- the LOC140974049 gene encoding probable serine/threonine-protein kinase PBL25; its protein translation is MSCGCLPCFGSKEEIQAEDNLPVPHAKNVSTRLSPPHVHSSMQAPSVETGNKPDSPPAENGENTAKTFTFRELAIATKNFRQECLLGEGGFGRVFRATLQSSGQIVAVRQLDRSGTQGSKEFQVEVLMLTLLQHPNLVNLIGYCADGEQRLLVYEYMPAGSLKNFLFDLPPNKKPLNWSTRMKIALGIAQGLEYLHEKANPPIIYRDLKASNILLDEMNNPRLSEYGLAKLVQSGNKMHVPRVMATYGYCAPEYESHGELTSKSDVYSFGVILLELITGRKALDTTRPVDEQNIVSWAQPIFRDPKIFPEMADPLLKKDFPITSLNQAVGVASMCLHEEPSVRPLITDVVAALSFLATAPPETPVPARLMSILSSRVENPSQHGVNHSFNDTNASCHKRDYSSDSDDDEDQKNRPKEHESSTSSDDDDSKSNSKRNFKDSSKWSSRSSRSRRKSRNISIYSRDDSLGFSMRYDSSLPEDSIPPNLRQSSNVQEPHDHSDSGSSSDEESSDEMSHDHNISINSRSGKSLTSIMRQESCVKSIGSSSSRSSSVSSEDGDTFSPKKHDDLMEHHSMRSNDGFVFEYSRHNSMADSEKEHER